A window of Deinococcus fonticola contains these coding sequences:
- a CDS encoding S8 family serine peptidase, producing the protein MKRISLAALSLTALLAACQQQPTTPSRTPTLNGAHPTPDINLANVSVDARTGNHYVSDQLVVGLGGLAAQDIAAELGAKVIDRIPALDVAVLQLPNRNALELARRLSEEGRVSFAAPQQVWERPTYTKQGTSAELSPLAVVNQVFDELPQYALDSEHMNAKAAWDAGFTGQGVTVGVIDDPVDVSHPDLRANWGGKAYDPKADKTYTTVQSWIDAIDAFGATPMPVDNQVDQNIEHGTAVVSTIAAARDGKGIVGVAPDAKYFTAAMFQPGSVGSAGVAKAIVWMTDNGAKVINNSWGGAGYDPLIKLAMDYALARNVTVVVSAGNESREYYQRPALFAGVIPSAALAINNTKASFSTFGRHISVAAPGSDVLMTSPLFINEDGTRKTGATPPVGSGYILMSGTSFSGPYTSATAALILGARPDLDPYQVRRLMEETADGSIGENPSGFDKGTGYGRIDLGALAQRLKTGAMPEKGGALRVLVQFTKPDGTTTVMTQPSDVIIEKDGTNGAIYGAQTDNKGVAQFLAMAPGEYTIRVGGPDLTADASATLRGTYTGKVTITSGTTAATTPTVTITLDKGYVEPIVDTYEPNDTLQSASPITIGTRTNTALIYKDSCASTCTPATGDVDFYKFEGKAGQKLNITLFDKYHPTAPLGSMWGIVYIRDAQGVTLKDTLGKPLKPNLTTNILSVTLPADGTYYLQAGANSHLSPTNGEQPYSGTFANSKGNLFALEVKPQ; encoded by the coding sequence ATGAAACGAATTTCCCTCGCGGCACTGAGCCTCACTGCCCTGCTCGCCGCCTGTCAGCAACAGCCGACCACGCCCAGCCGCACTCCCACCCTGAACGGCGCTCACCCCACCCCGGACATCAACCTCGCCAACGTCAGCGTGGACGCCCGCACGGGGAACCACTACGTCAGTGACCAGTTGGTCGTCGGGCTCGGTGGTCTGGCCGCTCAGGACATCGCCGCCGAACTAGGCGCGAAAGTCATTGACCGGATTCCGGCACTGGATGTGGCCGTGCTGCAACTCCCGAACCGCAACGCCCTGGAACTCGCCCGCCGCCTCAGTGAGGAAGGCCGCGTGAGCTTTGCCGCGCCCCAACAGGTGTGGGAGCGTCCCACGTACACAAAACAGGGTACCAGTGCCGAACTGAGTCCCCTGGCCGTCGTCAACCAGGTGTTCGACGAGTTGCCTCAGTACGCGCTGGACAGCGAGCACATGAATGCCAAGGCAGCCTGGGACGCTGGATTCACCGGTCAGGGCGTTACTGTCGGCGTGATCGACGACCCGGTGGACGTGTCTCATCCGGATCTGCGTGCCAACTGGGGCGGCAAGGCCTACGATCCCAAGGCCGACAAGACCTACACCACCGTCCAGAGCTGGATTGATGCCATCGACGCGTTTGGCGCCACGCCCATGCCCGTCGACAACCAGGTTGACCAGAATATCGAGCACGGCACGGCCGTCGTCTCCACCATCGCGGCAGCCCGCGACGGCAAAGGCATCGTCGGGGTGGCACCGGACGCCAAATATTTCACGGCCGCCATGTTCCAGCCCGGCAGTGTCGGCTCGGCCGGCGTCGCCAAAGCCATCGTGTGGATGACGGACAACGGTGCCAAAGTCATCAACAACTCCTGGGGCGGTGCCGGGTACGACCCCCTCATTAAACTCGCCATGGACTACGCCCTGGCCCGCAATGTCACGGTCGTCGTGTCCGCCGGCAACGAATCCCGCGAGTACTACCAGCGCCCCGCCCTGTTTGCCGGCGTGATTCCTTCTGCCGCGCTGGCCATCAACAACACCAAGGCCAGTTTCTCGACTTTCGGGCGTCATATCAGTGTCGCTGCACCTGGCAGTGACGTGCTGATGACCTCGCCACTGTTCATCAACGAGGACGGCACCCGCAAGACCGGCGCGACCCCTCCGGTCGGCAGCGGCTACATCCTGATGAGTGGCACTTCCTTCTCCGGCCCTTACACTTCGGCGACTGCGGCCCTGATCCTGGGGGCCAGACCAGACCTGGATCCATACCAGGTGCGCCGCCTGATGGAAGAAACGGCTGACGGCAGCATAGGCGAGAACCCCAGCGGCTTCGACAAGGGCACCGGCTATGGCCGAATCGACCTCGGCGCACTCGCACAACGCCTCAAGACGGGCGCCATGCCCGAGAAGGGGGGGGCGCTGCGCGTCCTTGTGCAGTTCACCAAACCGGACGGCACGACCACCGTCATGACCCAGCCGTCCGATGTCATCATTGAGAAAGACGGCACGAACGGCGCTATTTACGGCGCGCAAACGGATAACAAAGGGGTCGCGCAGTTCCTGGCAATGGCACCGGGGGAGTACACTATTCGCGTGGGCGGCCCTGACCTCACCGCTGACGCCTCGGCCACCCTTCGCGGCACGTACACCGGTAAGGTCACCATCACTTCCGGCACCACCGCCGCTACCACCCCCACCGTCACCATCACCCTGGACAAAGGGTACGTTGAACCCATCGTTGACACGTATGAACCCAACGACACCTTGCAATCCGCCTCGCCCATCACCATTGGCACGCGCACCAACACAGCCCTGATTTACAAAGACAGCTGCGCCAGCACCTGCACGCCTGCCACCGGCGACGTGGACTTCTACAAGTTCGAAGGCAAGGCCGGCCAGAAACTCAACATCACCCTGTTCGACAAGTACCACCCCACCGCTCCACTGGGAAGCATGTGGGGCATCGTGTACATCCGTGATGCTCAGGGAGTGACGCTCAAGGACACGCTGGGCAAACCCCTCAAACCCAACTTGACCACCAATATTCTCTCCGTGACGCTCCCTGCCGACGGTACGTACTACCTCCAGGCCGGTGCAAACAGCCACCTGAGTCCCACCAACGGTGAGCAGCCCTACAGCGGTACATTCGCCAACAGCAAGGGGAACCTCTTTGCTCTAGAAGTCAAACCGCAATAA